One window of Streptomyces sp. MMBL 11-1 genomic DNA carries:
- a CDS encoding DNA polymerase Y family protein, with product MTSATILHARFEQPSFEAYRELFAALNDITPAVQALPPDSALLDLTGALRYWQRTPAQLADLIQTRVMARYGLATAIGGGPTRMIATIAAGLTAPGAVRILDGGPAALSFLHEQPVRVLPGVGPAMERTLHRYGLETAADLASLPLATLQRIAGASTARLLHERAHGIDPRRVTPAGPPPSITVRHRFTHDVLDPAEARRCLLDLSRQLGARLRHSQQCASRIELQVTFADRTSLVRSRTLAESTSHSPRLQEALYGLFAALGLQRARIRSVTARAAGLTDAATSAVQLTFDRTTEDARRLEPVIDRANRRFGDNTLQPAALAVRPRARETRADSPR from the coding sequence ATGACGTCCGCCACCATCCTCCACGCGAGGTTCGAGCAACCCTCGTTCGAGGCGTACCGCGAGCTGTTCGCGGCCCTCAACGACATCACCCCCGCCGTCCAGGCTCTCCCGCCCGACAGCGCCCTCCTGGATCTCACCGGCGCCCTGCGCTACTGGCAGCGCACCCCCGCCCAGCTCGCCGACCTCATCCAGACCAGGGTCATGGCCCGCTACGGACTGGCCACAGCCATCGGAGGCGGGCCCACGCGCATGATCGCCACGATCGCCGCCGGCCTCACAGCACCTGGAGCGGTACGCATCCTCGACGGCGGCCCGGCCGCCCTCTCCTTCCTTCACGAGCAGCCGGTGCGCGTCCTTCCCGGCGTCGGACCCGCGATGGAGCGCACCCTGCACCGCTACGGCCTGGAGACGGCCGCCGATCTCGCCAGCCTTCCCCTCGCCACCTTGCAGCGCATCGCCGGTGCCTCCACCGCCCGCCTCCTCCACGAGCGCGCGCACGGCATCGATCCTCGCCGTGTCACCCCCGCCGGGCCTCCACCCAGCATCACCGTCCGCCACCGCTTCACCCACGACGTCCTCGACCCTGCCGAAGCGCGGCGCTGCCTCCTCGACCTCTCCCGCCAGCTCGGCGCCCGGCTGCGCCACTCCCAGCAGTGCGCCTCCCGCATCGAGCTCCAGGTCACTTTCGCGGACCGGACCAGCCTGGTCCGCTCACGCACCCTGGCCGAGTCGACCAGCCACAGCCCCCGCCTCCAGGAGGCCCTCTACGGCCTCTTCGCCGCGCTCGGTCTCCAGCGTGCCCGAATCAGGTCCGTCACGGCCCGGGCGGCCGGGCTGACCGACGCGGCCACCTCCGCCGTGCAGCTCACGTTCGACCGGACCACGGAGGACGCCCGCCGCCTGGAGCCCGTCATCGACCGAGCCAACCGCCGCTTCGGCGACAACACGCTCCAGCCGGCCGCTCTCGCAGTCCGCCCCCGCGCACGAGAAACCCGTGCGGACTCACCACGGTGA
- the lexA gene encoding transcriptional repressor LexA yields MDDGLTERQQSIVAAIRAHLDTHGYPPSMREIGAAVGLASTSSVAHQLQVLEGKGALRKDPHRPRAYVPTGLSSDTELDDSPAAPAAPQGADASSAVRVPLVGRIAAGTPILAEQHVDDVFVLPRQVVGSGELFVLTVTGESMIDAHIADGDHVVVREQPSAESGDIVAAMIGGEATVKRLKRDGGNVWLLPANASYQPIWGNEATILGRVVAVLRTY; encoded by the coding sequence ATGGACGACGGCCTCACCGAGCGGCAGCAGAGCATCGTCGCCGCCATACGCGCCCATCTGGACACCCACGGCTACCCGCCGTCGATGCGTGAGATCGGCGCGGCGGTCGGCCTGGCCAGCACGTCCTCGGTCGCGCACCAACTGCAAGTCCTGGAGGGGAAGGGTGCGCTGCGCAAGGATCCTCACCGGCCGCGCGCCTACGTCCCCACCGGCCTGAGCTCGGACACCGAGCTGGACGACTCTCCCGCAGCACCAGCCGCTCCGCAGGGAGCCGATGCCTCCAGCGCGGTCCGCGTCCCGCTGGTGGGCCGCATCGCAGCAGGCACGCCGATCCTGGCCGAGCAGCACGTCGACGATGTCTTCGTACTCCCCCGCCAAGTGGTCGGATCCGGAGAGTTGTTCGTCCTCACCGTGACGGGCGAGTCGATGATCGACGCGCACATCGCCGACGGCGATCACGTCGTCGTCCGCGAGCAGCCCTCGGCCGAGAGCGGCGACATCGTCGCCGCGATGATCGGCGGGGAAGCCACGGTAAAACGGCTGAAGCGCGACGGGGGCAACGTCTGGCTGCTCCCCGCGAACGCCTCATACCAGCCGATCTGGGGGAATGAAGCGACCATTCTCGGCAGAGTCGTCGCCGTACTGCGTACGTACTGA
- a CDS encoding Mom family adenine methylcarbamoylation protein gives MPVQEELHLPDGTDRCQRWRDRRPTWRRTSEGGFAPDLHRVIVLPEAPARRFVERHHYSGTWPAVRFTYGLQRLDEEPGPGEPPGGRLLGVLSLGIPMNGAVLDIFEGTRRYAETLELNRLVLLDRAESNSESWFCAKAFKFAALQGIRGVVAHSDPHPRTRQTPDGPELISPGHIGHVYAAQDFLYLGRTRPRRLTVLPDATVLSERAAAKIRRDEMGHKGAERRLTKLGAPPRDDGEAGTRWLARALEAIGATTIHHPGNHRYARAIGPARTPIRAIAYQRPQHPLP, from the coding sequence ATGCCTGTGCAGGAAGAGCTGCACCTGCCGGACGGGACCGATCGCTGCCAACGCTGGCGCGACCGCAGGCCGACCTGGCGCCGAACGAGTGAAGGAGGCTTCGCCCCGGACCTCCACCGTGTGATCGTGCTCCCGGAGGCCCCTGCCCGCCGCTTCGTTGAGCGTCACCACTACAGCGGGACGTGGCCGGCTGTCCGGTTCACCTACGGTTTGCAGCGGCTCGACGAGGAACCGGGTCCCGGAGAGCCCCCGGGCGGACGGCTCCTTGGCGTCCTGTCGCTCGGCATCCCGATGAACGGAGCGGTCCTCGACATCTTCGAAGGCACCCGCAGATACGCTGAGACCCTTGAGCTCAACCGGCTGGTGCTGCTCGACAGGGCTGAATCCAATTCCGAGTCCTGGTTCTGCGCAAAAGCGTTTAAGTTTGCCGCACTTCAGGGCATTCGAGGAGTCGTCGCCCACTCTGACCCCCACCCGCGTACGCGACAGACTCCCGACGGCCCCGAACTGATCAGCCCCGGGCACATTGGTCATGTCTACGCCGCTCAGGACTTCCTGTATCTGGGGCGCACCCGCCCTCGTCGGCTCACCGTCCTGCCGGATGCCACCGTGCTTTCCGAGCGAGCCGCGGCCAAGATACGGCGCGACGAGATGGGTCACAAGGGAGCGGAAAGGCGCCTGACGAAACTCGGGGCACCACCTCGCGATGACGGTGAGGCGGGCACCCGCTGGCTCGCCCGGGCACTGGAAGCGATCGGCGCCACGACCATCCACCACCCTGGCAACCACCGCTACGCCCGCGCGATCGGGCCCGCCCGCACTCCCATCCGCGCGATTGCCTACCAACGGCCTCAGCACCCACTGCCCTAG